A section of the Echeneis naucrates chromosome 12, fEcheNa1.1, whole genome shotgun sequence genome encodes:
- the brcc3 gene encoding lys-63-specific deubiquitinase produces the protein MAVSAVHLESDAFLVCMNHALSTEKEEVMGLCIGEVEASRIVHIHSVIILRRSDKRKDRVEISPEQLSAASTEAERLADMTGRPMRVVGWYHSHPHITVWPSHVDVRTQAMYQMLDQCFVGLIFSCFIEDKNTKTGRVLYTCFQSVQAQKGSEYERVEIPVHVVPREAIGKVCLESAVELPRILCQEEQDTYRKIHSLAHLDPVTKIHNGSVFTKNLCSQMSAVSGPLLQWLEDRLEQNNRSIGELQQEKERLQQELAAL, from the coding sequence ATGGCGGTGAGCGCCGTCCACCTGGAGTCCGACGCCTTCCTGGTGTGTATGAACCACGCTCTGAGCAcggagaaggaggaggtgatggGGCTGTGCATCGGAGAGGTGGAGGCCAGCCGCATCGTCCACATCCACTCCGTCATCATCCTCCGCCGCTCGGACAAGAGAAAGGACCGGGTGGAGATCTCCCCGGAGCAGCTCTCAGCGGCCTCCACCGAGGCTGAGCGGCTGGCCGACATGACGGGCAGGCCGATGCGGGTGGTCGGCTGGTACCACTCCCACCCTCACATCACCGTCTGGCCCTCCCACGTCGACGTGCGAACCCAGGCCATGTACCAGATGCTGGATCAGTGCTTCGTGGGCCTCATCTTCTCCTGCTTCATCGAGGACAAGAACACAAAGACGGGCCGGGTGCTGTACACCTGCTTCCAGTCCGTGCAGGCCCAGAAGGGTTCCGAGTACGAGCGGGTGGAGATCCCCGTACACGTCGTGCCCCGAGAAGCCATCGGCAAGGTGTGCCTGGAGTCCGCCGTGGAGCTGCCGCGGATCCTGTGCCAGGAGGAGCAGGACACCTACCGCAAGATCCACAGCCTGGCGCACCTGGACCCCGTCACCAAGATCCACAACGGCTCGGTGTTCACCAAAAACCTGTGCAGCCAGATGTCTGCGGTGAGCGGGCCGCTTCTGCAGTGGCTGGAGGACCGGCTGGAGCAGAACAACCGGAGCATCggggagctgcagcaggaaaaggagaggctgcagcaggagctggCTGCTCTGTGA